The Pedobacter mucosus genome window below encodes:
- a CDS encoding amylo-alpha-1,6-glucosidase → MKFRIYIVSALCFTFFAEQVQAQKASWIWYPGDFDIYMSNVMQNRRTERGSFFPVFWKMDSHFVLVDFHKEFNLAQAEEVKLFVEGTYNVKIDGQAITGFPKSILIPAGKHKLSLKVYNQAHVPAIFIRGKTIISDETWLSTFEDKEWIDASGKTSDKSGTTFVSAGSWNLTDPMVLPSQFKLPVVPQSAVKTEKNNNGSISDFGKETFGFIKVHGLKGKGKLSIYYGESREEALSTDKCETLDYVDIDLTDKKDSIMPLSKAFRYVNSQATGNVTLDSVSMLYEYAPVTERGSFKSSDAELNKIYDVAKYTFHLNTREFFIDGIKRDRWVWSGDAYQSYLMNYYSFFDAPTVKRTLLAQRGKDPVTAHINTIMDYSFYWFLGIYDYYKYTGDKKFVQDIYPRMQSLMTYIDGRKNKNGLLEWMPGDWIFIDWADKLSKDGEVSFEQLLYARSLETMALCAKLAGDTDGVSKYDEQAKLLKNKIFELYWNQNKHALVHSRVDDKQTENVTRYANMFSIFFDYFTPEQKLEVKKNVLLNDSIAKITTPYMRFYELEALCAMGEQSYVLKEMKSYWGGMLKLGATSFWEEYNPDKKGTEHLAMYGRPFGKSLCHAWGASPIYLLGKYYLGVQPTSPGYETYTIEPNLGGLNWMEGKVPTANGDISVYISKNEVRVKSAYGVGKLKLKSKSKPIAKGAEIREISKGLFEVTIEKGKDYSVKYNPPAP, encoded by the coding sequence ATGAAATTTAGAATATACATCGTTTCGGCATTATGTTTTACCTTTTTTGCCGAACAAGTTCAAGCCCAAAAAGCATCATGGATTTGGTATCCCGGAGATTTTGATATTTATATGAGCAACGTAATGCAAAATCGTAGGACGGAAAGAGGCTCATTCTTTCCGGTTTTTTGGAAAATGGATAGTCATTTTGTGTTGGTCGATTTTCATAAAGAATTTAATTTGGCACAAGCTGAGGAAGTAAAACTTTTTGTTGAGGGAACTTATAATGTAAAAATCGATGGACAAGCGATTACTGGTTTTCCGAAAAGCATTCTAATTCCAGCCGGAAAGCATAAATTGAGTTTAAAAGTTTATAATCAAGCTCACGTTCCTGCCATTTTCATTCGAGGAAAAACTATTATTTCTGATGAAACTTGGTTGTCAACTTTTGAAGATAAAGAGTGGATTGATGCCAGTGGAAAAACATCAGATAAATCCGGAACTACGTTTGTTTCCGCAGGCTCATGGAATTTAACTGATCCGATGGTTTTACCATCCCAATTTAAACTCCCAGTTGTTCCTCAGTCGGCTGTTAAAACTGAAAAAAATAACAACGGCTCTATATCCGATTTCGGAAAAGAAACTTTTGGTTTTATTAAAGTTCATGGCCTAAAAGGAAAAGGGAAATTAAGTATCTATTATGGAGAATCAAGAGAAGAAGCTTTATCAACTGATAAGTGTGAAACTTTAGATTATGTAGACATAGATTTGACTGATAAAAAAGATTCTATTATGCCACTTTCCAAAGCTTTTCGATACGTTAATAGTCAAGCAACAGGCAATGTAACGCTCGATTCTGTGTCTATGCTATATGAGTATGCGCCAGTTACAGAGCGTGGAAGTTTTAAGTCTTCTGATGCTGAGCTGAACAAAATATATGATGTTGCAAAATATACTTTCCATTTAAACACTCGCGAATTCTTTATTGATGGTATAAAACGTGATCGATGGGTTTGGAGTGGTGATGCTTATCAGAGTTATTTAATGAATTATTATTCGTTTTTTGATGCGCCAACGGTTAAGCGAACTTTGCTTGCTCAACGCGGAAAAGATCCTGTAACCGCACATATTAATACCATTATGGATTATTCATTTTATTGGTTTTTAGGTATTTACGATTACTATAAATATACAGGCGACAAAAAATTTGTTCAGGATATTTACCCTAGAATGCAATCTTTAATGACTTACATTGATGGTAGAAAAAACAAAAATGGTTTGCTTGAATGGATGCCAGGAGATTGGATTTTTATTGATTGGGCCGATAAATTAAGTAAAGATGGCGAAGTTAGTTTTGAGCAATTGTTATACGCAAGAAGTTTAGAAACCATGGCTTTGTGTGCTAAATTAGCTGGCGATACAGATGGCGTATCAAAATATGATGAACAGGCTAAATTGCTTAAAAATAAGATTTTTGAGCTTTATTGGAACCAAAATAAACATGCATTGGTACATAGTCGCGTAGATGATAAACAAACTGAAAATGTAACCCGATATGCAAATATGTTCAGTATTTTCTTCGACTATTTTACGCCTGAACAAAAATTAGAAGTGAAGAAAAATGTGCTTTTAAATGATAGTATTGCAAAAATTACCACGCCTTATATGCGTTTCTACGAGCTGGAGGCATTATGCGCCATGGGCGAACAATCATATGTATTGAAAGAAATGAAAAGTTATTGGGGTGGAATGCTTAAGCTTGGTGCCACATCTTTTTGGGAAGAATATAATCCTGATAAAAAAGGAACGGAACATTTAGCAATGTACGGTAGACCGTTTGGGAAGAGCCTCTGCCATGCCTGGGGTGCTAGTCCGATTTATTTATTAGGAAAATATTATTTAGGTGTGCAGCCAACTTCCCCAGGATATGAAACTTATACCATTGAACCAAATTTAGGTGGTTTAAATTGGATGGAAGGGAAAGTGCCGACAGCGAATGGAGACATTTCTGTTTATATTAGCAAAAATGAGGTTAGGGTAAAATCGGCTTATGGTGTTGGGAAATTGAAGTTAAAGAGTAAATCAAAGCCTATCGCTAAAGGTGCTGAAATCAGAGAAATTTCAAAAGGTTTATTTGAAGTTACTATCGAAAAAGGGAAGGATTATAGCGTGAAGTATAACCCCCCAGCCCCCTAA
- a CDS encoding IclR family transcriptional regulator, giving the protein MKEKELKYQAPALDKGLDILEYLSSQSIPLSQTEIAIGIEKTPNEIYRMLMSLEGRGYIIRDEVSGKYRLSLKLFYLSHRHSPIDELRKAAQFPLEELANSLRQSCHLSILYMNQVMVIIHAKSPGPIALSIEEGNLFPLPLTASGKVLLAYMSESEQNTTLRGNAIFKKYSKAQQEEFLSSLQDIQHTGAYLKNSESVSGVTDISVPIGINSNNGIIACLTISMLNALNMDKNIENDVILEEAYKCVKKIEQRIGV; this is encoded by the coding sequence ATGAAAGAAAAAGAATTAAAGTATCAGGCTCCAGCTTTAGATAAAGGCCTTGATATATTGGAATATTTATCTTCTCAGTCTATTCCCCTCTCACAAACCGAAATAGCCATTGGCATTGAGAAAACGCCTAACGAAATCTATAGAATGTTGATGAGTTTAGAAGGCCGAGGCTATATTATCAGAGATGAAGTTTCGGGAAAATACAGGCTTTCATTGAAATTATTTTACCTATCACATCGGCATTCTCCAATTGATGAGTTACGTAAAGCAGCACAGTTTCCGCTTGAAGAACTTGCGAATTCGCTTCGTCAATCTTGCCACCTCAGCATTCTATATATGAACCAGGTAATGGTGATTATTCATGCTAAAAGCCCTGGCCCAATTGCGCTTTCTATTGAAGAAGGAAATTTATTTCCATTGCCTTTAACTGCATCTGGAAAGGTTTTATTAGCTTATATGTCAGAATCTGAGCAAAATACTACCCTTAGAGGAAATGCAATTTTCAAGAAATATTCGAAGGCTCAGCAAGAAGAATTTTTATCGTCTTTGCAGGATATTCAACACACTGGTGCTTACCTTAAAAATAGCGAATCGGTTTCGGGTGTTACGGATATATCAGTTCCTATTGGCATTAACAGTAATAATGGCATCATTGCTTGTTTAACAATCTCCATGTTGAATGCACTAAATATGGATAAAAACATAGAAAACGATGTGATATTGGAGGAGGCTTATAAATGTGTTAAGAAGATTGAGCAGCGGATTGGGGTTTAA